The Triticum urartu cultivar G1812 unplaced genomic scaffold, Tu2.1 TuUngrouped_contig_4407, whole genome shotgun sequence genome includes the window CGCCTCCTGCGAAGGCCCGCTGCTTTCGTCCTCGCACGAACAGAGGGAGTGGGAGAGGAGTGCTCGAGGGGGAGACGAGGGAACATGAGGGGAACCGGCTGTGTTAAAGAGAGGAATTAAATGAGGGGAGAGAGAGCTAATCCATATTTTAGTAGGGTGCCCTTGACTAAAAAATTTAGCCTCAAAAGTAGTTCTAGCctctctttagtcaggggtgcttggaactttagcctctaaaagtgactatttttagtcagactaaaaatagtcccttggatccaagcaccctcttagacACCCGGCCCGCCTATTCCTTCCTGCGGGCAACCGACAACAACCTCGTCCTCTTCGACATCTCCAACCCGCAGAAAAAAGTCAAGGAAATCGTCCTCTTCGACATCTCCAACTCGAGCCGGAGTTGCTGCCGGGAGCCCCCGGCAGATCTGTTCGTCTACAAGGCCGGCGGTCCTCGCCCCTTGGTGCAGGGTCTCCCTCCCTTCGCCGAGTACAGTAGAAGGCCGTTCCTGACGGATGACCTCACCACAGGCATCCTGCAGCTCGCGGAGGACCACTACATTGTTGCCGACCTCAATGTCTACCCCAAAAGAAAGGGCATGCGTGCCGAACTCTGCGTCTTCAACTCCGAGACTGGAAGGTGGAAAATCATCCCCAAATTGGACCCGGGCAATGGCGGCCAGTTCCCCGAACTCTGGTCAACCGACAATGTGCTCGCTTTCGACGGCTGTTTCCTGTGCTGGGTCGACTACTTCAGCGGTGTCCTGCTATGTGACTTCTCCGAAAACATAGACTCCCCGTCGCTCTGCTCCGTGCCTTTCCCTGGAGGAAAAGAGTACCGTGGTAAGGTACGGGTTGAAAGGTACTTCCCGGAGAGATTCCAAAGTGTGTTCATCAGCCAAGGCAAGATCTGCTTTGTCCACATTGACAATGACTTCCATGACAGAGTCCCTGGTCGCTGCCGCCGATGCCTTGAGCTTCGTGATAGAAAAAGGCAAGGGCAGCAGCAGCAGACTCCGAAGAAAATCACCAGTTGGACTTTGAAATCCGAGTTTGAGTGGAAGCTACATCGTGAGATCAACCTGGACTCTCTCTGGGCGCAAGCTGGTTACAGGGATCTGCACATAGATCAGCGTCTTCCTGAGTTCCCAACCATCAGCTTGGATGACCCCGATGTTCTGTGTTGTCTGTTAACGGAGGAGGAATTTTATGGTAATGGGTGGATGATCATGGTAGACATGAACCATGCACGTCTACGGTCATGTGAGTTTGTGGGTGTGGATGCTCACGCTAACAAGTTTCCTAATGCCACCGAACTTTCAACTGTCTTCTCCAAATACCTTGAAAGGCCAACTGCATCGCAAaagggaaaaaagaaaagaaaaagaaatgcCAGCAGATAACTAGAGGAAGCTCTCTTAATATTTCGTAACATGGTTGCCTTTTATTAGCTTTCTGTTAGACTCGATATATGCCAATCTCACTTGTGTTTTTGCTTATTTATCTTTACTACGTATACATGGTGCAATACATATGCTGCCTGGTTGGGTTAATTGAAGCATTTATAATGTATTAATACCATGAATTTTCTCTTATTCTGTTCATATAAATGTATTACTCCATCCGTCCCACAATAAGATGTTTTTGCAAGTTAAAACTGCTTGTCAAAACATCTTATGTTGTGGGACGGAGGAACTACTATGTAACATGGTTGCCTTTGCGTAGCTAGCTCTGTTGGATATGCTAGTGTAACACTGTTGTTTTTGCTTAATTACCTTACTACCTATGATGCAATACATATGCTGCCTGGTTGGGTTAACTGAAGCATGTAATATATTGTTACTATGAATCTTCTGTTAGGATGTTCTAGTGTTTGACTTTTAGCCGCTCCAGTTGTGTAAGTGCACTACACTGAATATCAATAATGGTCATCAAGTTGTCCTTGTAGAGTTTAAAATCCTCTATTCTCCTTGTTGTATCTTTTGCTCTTTATGGGACTGCCCATTATCTATACACGCGTACTGTGTTATGTGTAGTTCTTGAATCATAATTTAGCCTTCCGTTTCTACTAGTTTGGTGTGCCATTTTGAAGTTAATTCTAGGAACCCCACTATTGTTATTGCTCTTGCAAAGCGAAAAACTCGATGCTTCTCTAATTTCTATACCGGAGCAAATGACTTGGTAGCTTTATAAGATACATGAAGCTTTTAGTATTGGCAGGAGTTTTAGAACGTGTTTCCTTAGATTACTCGAGGTCAATGAGGTCACATCTTTGGATGTTTTGTTTAGAATCCTTTTGTTTCAGACAGTGTGTATTTTAATGTCATGTCGTGTAACTGGAGACTGGGCTCACGGAGAAAATGCAGCTGCCACTAAAACATGAATGAAATCACAAAGCATAGAAAATACCTCAAAAGAAAAATCTAAGAATAGCCTCCTATCCAAGGCCTAGGATAGGCGACATTAATTATCATGTTGATGTGAAGGTTGGGCTCTAACACAATCAGCTCGTTAATGCTGCCATAGATGGCTCCACTGATGCTCCGTCACCGATCGGACGGATGACGTGTTTACCCAGTAAGCGAGCCGCCATGGTTGCTCAAGGAAGACGAACAGCCGCAAAATAATtgaacaagaaaaagaaaaacatcAGGTGTGTAACGTCTGGCATGGAGGTCCAAATATATTTTTTATTGGTTCATCTGCTGCTCACCGCGCTCCCACATAAGCTCGATGTGAAGTTAAAACCTCTTTGGAAGGGTCAAGGGGTAAAATATTCGGTTTCATTGTGTAAGAAGAAAAACAAACCACATTGCAGGCTCAAATCGCTGAAAACATCTGCAATCACTCGAATTGCAAAAGTCGTTCATCACTCACTTAGCATGTTTCACGCCAAAACTGACCAGTAGTCCTGCTTTTAGACGGTGATGTGGCAAACAGAAGTGTCACGCGGGAAATGTTAACTAGTTTTTCCACTCCCTCGGTGCGACAAGGCGTCGTATGATCGCATATAGCGACATGACATGGTCAGGCGCAACTAACGTAACAACAAGGTCCAGATCAACAATTTGTGATTTCTTTAATCTAACTCCGATGTCACTTGTCAAAAATCTGAAACGCATATTGATCTACTGAGGATCAAACAGTCATACAACCACGACATTGAAATTTATTAACAAAGTTGACCGAACATTGGCTACCGTCAGAGTGATACTGCTACATTACTTCACACTGGCCACCGGAACGCCGACACATCACGCTGGCTCATATTGTGTGCATGTACTTTTATGTTAGCATAGGTTATATTGTTAACCTACATTATATAAGAGACCTAAGATACTATTGTCCAACTCAAACACGACATTGTACTTCAACCACACTTTACAACTAAAAGTTCAACTGTAACCTAATTATTTGAGTTGTATCCAGAGAGATCAATAACATGTCAGAAGGCGTTGGCAAGTACTCCATAATTCATGTTGGTCGGGAAGCAGATGAGGCTGCCCATCTTTGTGCCAAGCATGCTAGTAGTGATAGGAGAATGTGCTTATGTGGACTAATTATATTTTATCCTTCCTACAAAATTGTATTGAGACTTCTTGTAATTCCCTTATTTGAGTAGTGCAAGTGTTTGATTCGCAAAAAAAATAAGTCTACTTTTTCTTATCATGCATCAGTAACCAGTTTGTAACTACTACTTGGAGGGAGAGCAAATTCTACTCATAAGAGCATCACATATAttgtactccctccttcccaGGATATAAGGCGTGTATTGACTTTTTTGGCCTTCATCGTACAACTTTGACTACTATTTTTACTTATTGTATGCCTAAAAATTATTATAAAGCCAAGAAATAGAATTATTTTGCAAGACAAATACGATAATACTATTGATACATGTTCAATCCATGTAATTTGCTATATATTAGTGATCAAAGTTGTGCATCAAAGGCCGTGCAAAATCAAGCGGGCCTTATATTTCGGAAAGgagggaaggagggagtactagttGTGGAAACAGATGACCCAAACATCCTAGTTAGTACCCTTAAGACCATTGACCACATCGTAGGCAATGGAATGACAGTCTCAGTTGTAGTACCCTCAACCATGAAGCTCGAACTCGTCACTTTCCTTAGGTGCACACCTAGACAACTAGTTATGCTCAACAGGATATGGATAATTTTATGAC containing:
- the LOC125527779 gene encoding uncharacterized protein LOC125527779; translation: TRPAYSFLRATDNNLVLFDISNPQKKVKEIVLFDISNSSRSCCREPPADLFVYKAGGPRPLVQGLPPFAEYSRRPFLTDDLTTGILQLAEDHYIVADLNVYPKRKGMRAELCVFNSETGRWKIIPKLDPGNGGQFPELWSTDNVLAFDGCFLCWVDYFSGVLLCDFSENIDSPSLCSVPFPGGKEYRGKVRVERYFPERFQSVFISQGKICFVHIDNDFHDRVPGRCRRCLELRDRKRQGQQQQTPKKITSWTLKSEFEWKLHREINLDSLWAQAGYRDLHIDQRLPEFPTISLDDPDVLCCLLTEEEFYGNGWMIMVDMNHARLRSCEFVGVDAHANKFPNATELSTVFSKYLERPTASQKGKKKRKRNASR